One genomic window of Candoia aspera isolate rCanAsp1 chromosome 12, rCanAsp1.hap2, whole genome shotgun sequence includes the following:
- the LOC134504424 gene encoding potassium voltage-gated channel subfamily C member 1-like — translation MEDPAGTVTLNVGGLRYRTRRGTLAAFPGTKLGGLAEPRAAAGPDFDAAAGEFFFDRGGRLFEHVLHLCRSGHLPCPAAVCRAALREELAFWGLAEARLPPCCRDRLCTAEGPGEACDPAAGAGEREERRGLLEPEAARPAGRWARWALPAWTLLEKPCSSRGALGLTAISLLFNVALVILLWVRGSQYEDSVGDSNITHPHLHHVSAGSACPQIPALLHLELFFVLCFMGEFVVRLVSCPDKKKFFRKPLNMVDFLALLPVCLDLFFSRRGRQPEALPCWLNLFRVVYIVKLLKVFKLMEAPLMLRVFPYMFKSILKEIAILMWVFVFEILFFGTLLYYAEFSENDSFFDDIFSSFWWAVITLTTIGYGDMYPIHTAGKVIGACAALCGVLTIIIPIPILFIKFKGYYGAIVIKEKEKREKREASTLPP, via the exons ATGGAGGACCCCGCGGGCACCGTCACCCTGAACGTGGGAGGGCTCCGCTACCGGACCCGCCGCGGCACGCTGGCCGCCTTCCCGGGCACCAAGCTGGGCGGCCTGGCGGAGCCGCGGGCCGCGGCCGGGCCCGACTTCGACGCCGCGGCCGGGGAGTTCTTCTTCGACCGGGGCGGCCGCCTCTTCGAGCACGTGCTGCACCTCTGCCGGAGCGGGCACCTGCCCTGCCCCGCGGCCGTGTGCCGCGCCGCGCTGCGGGAGGAGCTGGCCTTCTGGGGGCTGGCGGAGGCCCGGCTGCCGCCCTGCTGCCGGGACAGGCTGTGCACGGCCGAGGGCCCCGGCGAGGCGTGCGACCCGGCGGCGGGCGCCGGCGAGCGAGAGGAGCGGCGGGGCCTGCTGGAGCCGGAGGCCGCGCGGCCGGCGGGGCGGTGGGCGCGGTGGGCGCTCCCCGCCTGGACGCTGCTGGAGAAGCCCTGCTCCTCCCGAGGGGCCCTG GGCTTGACAGCCATTTCACTGCTGTTCAATGTTGCCCTTGTCATCCTCCTTTGGGTCAGAGGAAGCCAGTATGAGGACTCCGTAGGAGACAGCAACATCACCCACCCCCACTTGCACCACGTTTCAGCGGGGTCGGCGTGTCCACAGATACCTGCTCTTCTCCACCTGGAGCTTTTCTTCGTTCTCTGCTTCATGGGTGAATTTGTCGTACGACTCGTGTCCTGCCCAGACAAAAAGAAATTCTTTCGAAAGCCCCTGAACATGGTTGATTTCCTCGCCCTTCTCCCAGTTTGCCTCGATCTCTTCTTCAGTAGACGTGGGCGCCAGCCTGAAGCGCTGCCGTGTTGGCTGAACTTGTTCCGCGTGGTGTACATCGTCAAACTCTTAAAGGTCTTCAAGCTCATGGAGGCCCCCCTGATGCTGAGAGTCTTCCCCTACATGTTCAAGTCCATCTTGAAGGAGATTGCCATCCTgatgtgggtttttgtttttgaaatcctTTTCTTTGGCACTCTTTTGTACTATGCTGAATTCTCAGAAAATGACTCATTCTTTGATGATATTTTCTCATCCTTCTGGTGGGCAGTGATCACCTTGACCACCATAGGCTATGGAGACATGTATCCCATCCATACAGCTGGCAAAGTGATCGGAGCCTGCGCAGCACTATGTGGTGTATTAACCATCATCATCCCAATCCCCATCTTATTTATCAAGTTCAAGGGCTATTACGGGGCGATCGTGatcaaagagaaggagaagagggagaagagagaagcATCAACTTTGCCACCTTGA